The Musa acuminata AAA Group cultivar baxijiao chromosome BXJ1-3, Cavendish_Baxijiao_AAA, whole genome shotgun sequence genome window below encodes:
- the LOC135617119 gene encoding myricetin 3-O-rhamnosyltransferase UGT77B2-like: MGSPASKQHVAFVAFPFGSHPGAIFPVARAVAAAAPSAVVSFLATARALASLPAADDTPNLRFVPVADGVPDGSRPPREVLELIGLFLEATPGNLKEGIAAAVAGAGGAPVICVVSDAFVWKSGEVAEEMRVPWVPLCPGGTAALSAHLHTDLLRRKLGVGDQALAGREEDLLDFIPGLSVHRVRDLPEGVVTGPLDSPFSVLLHRMADRLPKAAAIAFNTIPGLEPAIEESLATVFSKPFIIGPFHILAPPSAPAPDPNRCLPWLDRHRPDAVAYVSFGSIMTPPPAELAQLAEGLEASGVPFIWSLKETARECLPPGFLERTKERGMVVGWAPQLAVLDHPAVGAFLTHCGWNSVLEGIVAGVPMACRPLFGDHRMIARSMMLAWGNGIGFEGEAMTKDGVFKALDALLRGEEGKRLRARAAELKQMANKAVAPGGSSTKNFASLLDFLLPEIKLNS; encoded by the exons ATGGGATCCCCTGCATCCAAGCAGCACGTAGCCTTCGTTGCATTCCCATTCGGTTCCCACCCGGGAGCCATCTTTCCCGTCGCACGTGCCGTCGCCGCCGCTGCCCCCTCCGCCGTCGTCTCCTTCCTCGCCACCGCTCGGGCCCTCGCTTCCCTCCCCGCTGCCGACGATACCCCGAACCTCCGTTTCGTCCCCGTCGCCGACGGCGTCCCTGACGGATCTCGGCCGCCGCGGGAAGTCCTCGAGCTGATCGGCCTGTTCCTGGAGGCGACGCCGGGGAACCTGAAGGAGGGGattgcggcggcggtggcgggcgCAGGCGGCGCGCCGGTGATTTGCGTCGTGAGCGACGCGTTCGTGTGGAAGTCCGGGGAGGTGGCCGAGGAGATGAGGGTGCCGTGGGTCCCGCTGTGCCCGGGCGGCACCGCGGCGTTGTCCGCCCATCTCCACACCGATTTGCTCCGCCGAAAGCTCGGGGTTGGCGACCAAG CTTTAGCTGGCCGCGAGGAAGATCTCCTCGACTTCATCCCCGGCCTCTCCGTGCATCGAGTCCGCGATCTCCCCGAAGGAGTCGTCACCGGCCCACTCGACTCCCCCTTCTCCGTCCTCCTCCACCGCATGGCCGACAGGCTCCCCAAAGCCGCGGCCATCGCCTTCAACACCATTCCAGGCCTTGAACCCGCCATCGAGGAGAGCTTGGCCACGGTATTTTCCAAGCCCTTCATCATCGGCCCCTTCCACATCCTGGCCCCGCCCTCCGCGCCCGCACCCGATCCGAACCGCTGCCTCCCTTGGCTCGACCGACACCGCCCCGATGCGGTGGCATACGTCAGCTTCGGCTCCATCATGACCCCGCCGCCCGCCGAGCTGGCCCAGCTGGCGGAGGGCTTGGAGGCGAGCGGCGTCCCCTTCATCTGGTCACTGAAGGAGACGGCTCGGGAGTGCCTGCCGCCGGGGTTCTTGGAGCGGACCAAGGAGAGGGGGATGGTGGTGGGCTGGGCGCCGCAGCTGGCGGTGCTGGATCATCCGGCGGTCGGAGCGTTCCTGacgcactgcgggtggaactcggtGCTGGAGGGGATCGTCGCCGGTGTGCCGATGGCGTGCCGGCCGCTCTTCGGGGACCACCGGATGATCGCCAGGTCGATGATGCTCGCGTGGGGAAACGGCATCGGGTTCGAAGGCGAGGCGATGACGAAGGACGGGGTGTTCAAGGCTTTGGACGCGTTGCTGAGAGGAGAAGAGGGGAAGAGGTTGAGGGCGCGAGCGGCGGAGCTGAAGCAGATGGCCAACAAAGCGGTGGCGCCCGGCGGGAGCTCCACCAAAAACTTCGCTTCGCTACTGGATTTCCTTCTGCCTGAAATTAAATTAAACTCTTAA
- the LOC135617138 gene encoding pathogenesis-related protein PR-1-like, which translates to MSSLTLLLLFLHFSTSPSYASSPLLASPINQTIYNITKTLCWGCWAEAVQFLYAHNVVRATHWELPLAWDPTLESYARWWATQRKGDCRLQHSFPDGGFQLGENIFWGSGSGWGPLDAVRNWAGEERDYSYAANACAPGRICGHYTQMVWKDTRRLGCSRVVCDGGGVFMTCNYFPPGNYIGERPY; encoded by the coding sequence ATGAGCAGTCTTacgcttctcctcctcttcctccacttttCGACGAGCCCCTCGTACGCCTCCTCGCCATTGCTGGCTTCCCCCATCAACCAAACCATCTACAACATAACGAAGACGCTGTGCTGGGGATGCTGGGCGGAGGCCGTCCAATTCCTCTACGCCCACAACGTGGTTCGGGCTACCCACTGGGAGCTCCCCCTGGCCTGGGACCCAACCCTCGAGTCCTACGCCCGGTGGTGGGCCACCCAACGGAAGGGCGACTGCCGGCTCCAGCACTCGTTCCCCGACGGCGGCTTCCAGCTCGGCGAGAACATCTTCTGGGGTTCCGGCTCGGGGTGGGGGCCTTTGGACGCGGTCCGTAATTGGGCCGGGGAGGAGCGGGACTACTCGTACGCCGCCAACGCCTGCGCCCCGGGCCGGATCTGCGGCCACTACACCCAAATGGTTTGGAAGGATACACGTCGCCTCGGATGCTCCCGCGTCGTCTGCGACGGTGGTGGTGTGTTCATGACGTGTAATTATTTTCCACCTGGAAATTACATCGGAGAGAGGCCGTATTAG
- the LOC135617090 gene encoding glutamate receptor 2.7-like: MERFLHLPFLATSFVLFCCFSFFAGHYDFGVLVSAQNSTVPVDVGVILHLRSLPGKRSRTSISMAIEDFYAVHSNYTTRVILHVKDSENEAIGAAAAAVAMLKDVQVKAIIGPMTSTEADFVIQIGNKTQVPVLSFSASSPSLSPAHTPFFVRTTTNDSSQVGAIAAVTQYFGWRQAVPVYEDSEYGAGIVPFLIDALQAVDARVPYRSVIPTEATSDELDKELYRLMTMQTRVFVVHMLPALGARLFRRAHQLGMMDDGYVWITTDGITDVLDLLDQRTVAEAMQGVIGVRPYVNRSEEIDDFTARFKRKFRQDNPTLEPTDPTVFQLWAYDTARAVAMAVEKAVSARTAFQSLQSGNNSTDLGRLGVSQTGPALLEAIMGTRFRGLAGEFQLVDGQLQSSAFEIVNVNGKSGRTIGFWIQGNGISRDLESTNDTGLRSVIWPGEPKGVPKGWEMPTNGKKLRIAVPVKHGFDQFVKVTTDPATDRTTVTGFCIDVFQAAMDSLPYAVPFEYIPFPNSSESYDNFVYQVKLKNFDAVVGDTTILANRSQFVEFTMPFTESGVSMIVPVEGDKSKNMWIFLEPLTIDLWLGSLAFFVFTGFVVWVIEHRENEEFAGKPLEQFGIIFYFAFSILVFSHKEKLQSNLTRFVVIIWVFVVLILTSSYTASLTSMLTVQQLQPTVTDVNQLLKSGASIGYQDGSFVAGMLRRMGFQEQKLKSYSTIEQYAEALSNGSANGGVDAFFDEIPYLRLVLSQYCDDFAMVGPTYKTDGFGFVFPRGSPLVSDISRAILNITEGERMTEIEKAWFGDPTSCPNQSNNLASSSLAFRSFGGLFLITGVVSVLALLIFLARFIYTEWDELQAAAGRQSSLWKKMVVLLKYYHDVNEPLPCPTLKRDDFAAIDIGEMNQHTQPGVGAALPHLVGSLSPVSISNHSRLSFTSPEEEMSSTEPSSP; this comes from the exons atggaaagattccTCCATCTTCCCTTCTTGGCCACTTCCTTCGTGCTCTTCTGCTGCTTCTCTTTCTTCGCCGGCCACTATGACTTCGGAGTACTAGTTTCGGCGCAGAATTCGACCGTGCCGGTGGACGTCGGCGTGATTCTCCACCTTCGGTCTTTGCCGGGGAAGAGGAGCCGGACGAGCATTTCGATGGCGATAGAAGACTTCTATGCCGTCCATAGCAACTACACCACGAGGGTGATTCTACATGTCAAGGACTCGGAGAACGAAGCCATcggggcagcggcagcag CGGTGGCGATGCTGAAGGACGTCCAAGTGAAGGCCATCATCGGGCCCATGACATCCACGGAGGCCGACTTCGTCATCCAAATCGGCAACAAGACGCAGGTCCCCGTCCTCTCCTTCTCGGCGTCCAGCCCGTCCCTCTCCCCAGCCCACACCCCCTTCTTCGTCCGCACCACCACCAACGATTCCTCCCAGGTCGGCGCCATCGCCGCGGTGACGCAGTACTTCGGCTGGCGCCAGGCGGTCCCCGTCTACGAGGACTCCGAATACGGCGCCGGCATCGTCCCCTTCCTCATCGACGCCCTCCAAGCTGTCGATGCCCGCGTCCCCTACCGCAGCGTCATCCCCACCGAAGCCACCAGTGACGAACTCGACAAGGAGCTGTACAGGCTCATGACCATGCAGACGCGCGTCTTCGTCGTTCACATGCTCCCCGCCCTCGGCGCCCGCCTCTTCCGGCGAGCACACCAGCTGGGCATGATGGACGACGGCTACGTGTGGATCACCACCGATGGGATCACCGACGTCCTCGACCTGCTCGATCAGCGGACGGTCGCCGAGGCAATGCAGGGCGTGATCGGCGTGCGGCCCTACGTGAACCGATCCGAGGAGATCGACGACTTCACGGCCCGGTTCAAGCGGAAGTTTCGGCAGGACAACCCCACACTCGAACCCACCGACCCCACGGTGTTCCAGTTGTGGGCGTACGACACGGCCCGCGCCGTCGCGATGGCCGTCGAAAAGGCGGTATCAGCCCGCACAGCCTTCCAAAGCCTACAGTCCGGGAATAACTCCACCGACTTGGGGCGGCTTGGCGTGAGCCAGACCGGGCCGGCGCTACTGGAAGCCATTATGGGCACCCGATTCCGGGGGTTGGCAGGAGAGTTCCAGCTCGTCGACGGCCAGCTCCAGTCGTCGGCCTTCGAGATCGTCAATGTCAACGGAAAAAGCGGGAGGACGATCGGGTTCTGGATTCAGGGAAACGGGATCTCGAGGGATCTCGAGTCCACAAACGATACGGGCCTGAGGTCCGTCATCTGGCCGGGCGAGCCGAAGGGCGTGCCCAAAGGTTGGGAGATGCCCACCAACGGAAAGAAGCTCCGGATCGCCGTTCCCGTCAAGCACGGATTCGACCAGTTCGTGAAGGTGACTACCGATCCGGCAACCGACAGAACCACCGTCACCGGCTTCTGCATCGACGTCTTCCAGGCCGCCATGGATTCGCTGCCATATGCCGTCCCCTTCGAGTACATCCCCTTCCCCAATTCGTCCGAATCTTACGACAACTTCGTCTACCAAGTTAAACTGAAG AACTTCGATGCAGTGGTGGGCGACACCACTATCCTTGCCAACCGATCTCAATTCGTGGAGTTCACAATGCCATTCACTGAATCAGGAGTGTCGATGATCGTGCCGGTGGAGGGGGACAAGAGCAAGAACATGTGGATCTTCTTGGAGCCGCTGACCATCGATCTCTGGCTCGGGAGCTTAGCCTTCTTTGTGTTTACTGGGTTCGTGGTCTGGGTGATCGAGCACCGGGAGAACGAGGAGTTTGCTGGGAAACCACTGGAGCAGTTTGGAATCATCTTCTACTTCGCCTTCTCCATTCTCGTCTTTTCGCATA AGGAGAAGCTGCAGAGCAACCTCACACGGTTCGTGGTGATCATCTGGGTGTTTGTGGTGCTGATACTGACGTCGAGCTACACAGCGAGCCTGACATCGATGCTCACCGTGCAGCAGCTTCAGCCGACGGTGACCGACGTGAACCAGCTTTTGAAATCAGGGGCCTCCATTGGGTACCAAGACGGATCATTCGTGGCTGGTATGCTCAGAAGGATGGGATTTCAAGAGCAAAAGCTCAAAAGCTACAGCACGATTGAGCAGTACGCTGAAGCTTTGTCCAACGGGAGCGCAAACGGAGGGGTCGATGCATTCTTTGATGAGATACCTTATCTCAGGCTCGTCCTATCGCAGTATTGCGATGACTTCGCCATGGTCGGTCCGACCTACAAGACCGACGGTTTCGGCTTC GTTTTCCCTAGAGGGTCGCCGCTGGTGTCTGACATTTCCAGGGCTATCCTAAACATAACGGAAGGGGAAAGGATGACAGAGATCGAAAAGGCATGGTTTGGGGATCCGACAAGTTGTCCAAACCAGAGCAACAACTTGGCATCTTCGAGTCTAGCCTTCAGGAGCTTCGGGGGCCTCTTTCTCATCACAGGAGTTGTCTCGGTGCTCGCATTGTTGATCTTCTTAGCAAGATTCATCTACACGGAATGGGATGAGCTACAAGCTGCAGCTGGGCGGCAGAGTTCACTTTGGAAGAAAATGGTTGTACTGCTCAAGTACTATCATGATGTCAACGAGCCTCTGCCTTGCCCTACCTTGAAGAGGGATGACTTTGCTGCTATAGACATTGGGGAAATGAATCAACATACGCAACCCGGAGTTGGTGCAGCGCTGCCTCATCTGGTGGGTTCCTTGAGCCCTGTGAGCATATCCAATCATTCACGGCTCAGTTTTACTTCGCCGGAAGAAGAAATGTCCTCCACGGAACCCAGTAGCCCGTAG
- the LOC135636571 gene encoding protein GLUTAMINE DUMPER 3-like, with protein MRAGAGFNATAVAAAAAPVVTGGGDHLTWHSPVPYLFGGLAAMLGLIALALLILACSYWKLSGYLEGGEDTGSGVELYVKPVAAPTVYEEKVVVIMAGDAKPTFLATPMSTRASSYGDRSSQNDDDDDDHDAKKKEETGNETMTKTKDQTQSHRENQDAQV; from the coding sequence ATGAGGGCTGGGGCGGGTTTCAATGcgacggcggtggcggcggcggccgcgCCGGTGGTGACGGGGGGAGGCGACCACTTGACCTGGCACTCACCGGTGCCGTACCTCTTCGGCGGCCTGGCGGCGATGCTGGGCCTCATTGCCTTGGCGCTCCTTATCCTTGCTTGTTCGTACTGGAAGCTCTCCGGGTACCTCGAGGGCGGCGAAGACACGGGCAGCGGCGTCGAGCTGTACGTCAAGCCCGTCGCGGCGCCCACGGTCTACGAGGAGAAGGTCGTGGTGATCATGGCCGGCGATGCGAAGCCGACGTTCCTCGCCACGCCCATGTCGACCCGGGCGTCCTCTTATGGTGATCGAAGCTCTCAgaacgacgatgatgatgatgatcacgatgcgaagaagaaggaggagactGGAAATGAGACGATGACGAAGACGAAGGACCAAACCCAAAGCCACCGTGAGAACCAGGACGCACAAGTCTGA
- the LOC135617125 gene encoding mitogen-activated protein kinase kinase 5-like, which translates to MRPGPAPVRPGHPGIPSRPRRRPDLTLPLPQRDPSLAVPLPLPPPSAPSTVGAPSAEPTLGPPSSSSSSQPPSLSDLERLRRMGSGSGGTVWMVRHRLTGRHYALKVIYGNHEDAVRRQILREIEILRTADNPFVVRCHAMYDHGGEIQILLEFMDGGSLEGRRITSESVLADVARQVLAGLAYLHRRRIVHRDIKPSNLLIDSGRRVKIADFGVSRILAQTMDPCNSSVGTIAYMSPERINTDLNHGIYDGYAGDIWSFGLSILEFYLGRFPFGENLGRQGDWASLMCAICYADPPEAPSTASREFRSFISYCLQKEPARRLTAVQLLQHPFIVNNQPSPLTSSAHP; encoded by the coding sequence ATGAGACCCGGGCCGGCACCCGTCCGGCCGGGTCATCCCGGCATCCCGAGCAGGCCACGCCGCCGGCCAGACCTAACCCTCCCCCTCCCCCAGCGTGACCCCTCTCTAGCCGTGCCCCTCCCCCTCCCGCCGCCCTCCGCCCCGTCCACTGTCGGCGCCCCGTCGGCGGAGCCCACTCTTGgccccccttcctcctcctcctcctcccagccGCCGAGCTTGTCCGACCTCGAGCGGCTACGACGAatgggcagcgggagcggcggcaCCGTGTGGATGGTCCGCCACCGCCTCACCGGGCGTCACTACGCCCTCAAGGTCATCTACGGCAACCACGAGGACGCCGTCCGCCGCCAGATCCTGCGCGAGATCGAGATCCTCCGCACCGCTGACAACCCCTTCGTGGTCCGGTGCCACGCCATGTATGACCACGGCGGCGAGATCCAGATCCTGCTCGAGTTTATGGACGGCGGCTCCCTCGAAGGCCGCCGCATCACATCCGAGTCCGTCCTCGCCGACGTCGCTCGCCAGGTCCTCGCTGGGCTCGCCTATCTCCACCGGAGGAGGATCGTCCACCGCGACATCAAGCCCTCCAACCTTCTCATCGACTCTGGCCGCCGCGTCAAGATCGCGGACTTCGGCGTCAGCCGAATCCTGGCGCAGACCATGGACCCCTGCAACTCCTCCGTCGGCACCATCGCGTACATGAGCCCGGAACGGATCAACACCGACCTCAACCACGGTATCTACGACGGCTACGCCGGCGACATCTGGAGCTTCGGCCTCAGCATCCTCGAGTTTTACCTCGGCCGCTTCCCCTTCGGCGAAAACCTCGGCCGGCAGGGGGATTGGGCGTCTCTCATGTGCGCCATCTGCTACGCTGATCCGCCGGAGGCGCCATCCACCGCCTCCCGCGAGTTCCGGAGCTTCATCTCTTACTGCCTCCAGAAGGAACCGGCGCGTCGCCTCACCGCGGTGCAGCTCCTCCAGCACCCGTTCATCGTCAACAACCAGCCCTCCCCCTTGACATCCTCCGCCCACCCCTAA